One genomic segment of Suricata suricatta isolate VVHF042 chromosome 16, meerkat_22Aug2017_6uvM2_HiC, whole genome shotgun sequence includes these proteins:
- the LOC115280831 gene encoding free fatty acid receptor 2-like, translated as MTNWRSSLILTAYIVIFLTGLPANLLALRAFVGRVRQPHPAPVHILLLSLTLADLLLLLLLPFKMVEAAYDFRWYLPELLCALTGFGFYSSIYCSTWLLAGISIERYLGVAFPVQYKLSRKPVYGVIAAVVAWVMSFGHCTIVIIGQYLNSTQETTNTDGITCYENFTEAQLNVVLPVRLELCLFLFFVPMVITIFCYWRFVWIMLTQPHVGAQRRRRAVGLAVVTLLNFLVCFGPYNISHLVGYYTRKSPLWRAEAVVFSSLNASLDPLLFYFSSSAVRRAFGKGLQILRHQGSSLIGRRGKETAEGASGDRGVSQAEGAPSSDFTTD; from the coding sequence ATGACAAACTGGCGCAGCTCCCTCATCCTCACGGCCTACATCGTCATCTTCCTCACGGGTCTCCCCGCCAACCTCCTGGCCCTGCGGGCATTTGTGGGGCGGGTCCGCCAGCCGCACCCCGCCCCCGTCCACATCCTCCTGCTCAGCCTGACGCTGGCGGAccttctcctcctgctgctgctgcccttcAAGATGGTCGAGGCCGCCTATGACTTCCGCTGGTACCTGCCTGAGCTGCTCTGCGCCCTCACGGGCTTCGGCTTCTACAGCAGCATCTACTGCAGCACGTGGCTCCTGGCGGGCATCAGCATCGAGCGCTACCTGGGAGTGGCTTTCCCCGTGCAGTACAAGCTGTCCCGCAAGCCTGTGTACGGAGTGATCGCTGCCGTGGTCGCCTGGGTCATGTCCTTCGGTCACTGCACCATCGTGATCATCGGTCAGTACTTGAACTCAACCCAGGAGACCACAAACACGGACGGAATCACCTGCTATGAGAACTTCACCGAGGCGCAGCTGAATGTGGTGCTGCCAGTGCGGCTGgagctctgccttttcctcttcttcgTCCCCATGGTGATCACCATCTTCTGCTACTGGCGCTTTGTGTGGATCATGCTCACCCAGCCCCATGTGGGCGCCCAGAGGCGGCGCAGAGCTGTGGGCCTGGCTGTCGTGACCCTCCTTAATTTCCTGGTGTGCTTCGGGCCTTACAACATATCCCACCTGGTGGGGTATTACACAAGGAAAAGCCCCCTGTGGCGGGCTGAAGCTGTGGTGTTCAGCTCCCTCAATGCCAGCCTAGACCCCCTGctcttctatttctcttcatCAGCTGTGCGCAGAGCCTTCGGAAAAGGGCTGCAGATACTGCGACATCAGGGCTCCTCCCTGATTGGGCGCAGAGGCAAAGAGACAGCGGAGGGGGCAAGTGGGGACAGGGGTGTGAGTCAAGCCGAGGGAGCACCGAGCTCTGACTTCACCACAGACTAG